Proteins found in one Maridesulfovibrio sp. genomic segment:
- a CDS encoding exodeoxyribonuclease III: protein MKIYSWNVNGYRAVVKKNFTEWFEQCDGDVVMVQETKAHPDQIPEEHRDYAGYESLWNWSKVKKGYSGTACFSRLPVISHSFGLADDKYQGEGRVVLMEYEHFYLFNIYYPNGQMNDERLEFKMGFYDSFLEYAQELRKKKPIVVGGDFNTAHKEIDLKNPKANSERSGFLPIERAWLDKFIDHGYVDTFRMFDDSPGKYSWWSYRFNARKNNAGWRIDYFFVSEELKDNVKNAWIESDILGSDHCPIGIELSFP from the coding sequence ATGAAAATTTATTCCTGGAATGTTAACGGATACCGAGCGGTAGTAAAAAAGAACTTCACAGAATGGTTTGAGCAGTGCGACGGCGATGTGGTCATGGTGCAGGAAACCAAAGCCCATCCCGACCAGATTCCCGAAGAACACCGCGACTATGCAGGGTATGAATCATTATGGAACTGGTCCAAAGTAAAAAAAGGTTATTCCGGTACGGCCTGCTTTTCACGGCTGCCGGTAATCTCCCACTCCTTCGGACTGGCCGATGATAAATATCAGGGCGAAGGAAGGGTTGTGCTCATGGAATACGAACACTTTTACCTGTTCAACATTTATTATCCTAACGGACAGATGAACGACGAACGGCTTGAGTTCAAAATGGGTTTTTACGACAGCTTTCTGGAATATGCGCAGGAGCTGCGCAAGAAAAAGCCCATCGTGGTCGGCGGTGATTTTAATACCGCACACAAGGAAATAGATCTCAAAAACCCCAAAGCCAACTCGGAAAGATCCGGCTTTCTGCCCATTGAACGGGCATGGCTCGATAAATTCATCGACCACGGCTATGTGGATACCTTCAGAATGTTTGATGACAGTCCGGGCAAGTACTCATGGTGGAGCTACCGTTTCAACGCCCGCAAAAACAACGCCGGATGGCGCATCGATTACTTTTTCGTCTCCGAAGAATTAAAGGACAATGTAAAAAATGCATGG
- a CDS encoding class I SAM-dependent methyltransferase, translating to MTRQEILNRINKNSSAWSIVPSVFKNETGEPEFEMLLANAEMHDPGTASLHFRETRCGGFEYASRAFLHAHLQPDDLFIDVGAHFGLYTLTAAVKFQDRVSVLAVEPHPENLKRLSLWCELNECASNVTVAHCAASSYSGQGDLIQNSSMGHSLVPQPGNRSQGKTLPVRLETLDNIASQTGYMNSDRPVILKIDTEGHELATLKGGLELLKTGRVKAIIWEKGHFHNSQKGIQEFKAIMGLLRDLGYDSYRFPHEDMGGPLVPYAPSHELCNVISIDRSVEPQKNYEQPWSAHSVMSHGMRPSVSKNFMIGFTEELIETKKTDCGRWARWNQLGNEADLRAGMAGQLIPEGSRVLDAGAGLMMLRDYIPESCTYTPLDIVARNRNTLVADLNQQHFPDESYDVICALFLLEFLHEPQLFFDWTFNKSEKLIFIYHPLLPGGTTEERRAAGFFNDFTAVELKSMALQAGWKKVSVTDISFGQACFECLK from the coding sequence GTGACCAGACAGGAAATACTCAACCGGATCAACAAAAACAGCTCTGCATGGAGCATCGTACCCAGCGTCTTCAAAAATGAAACGGGCGAACCGGAATTTGAAATGCTGCTGGCAAATGCTGAAATGCATGACCCCGGCACGGCATCCCTTCATTTCCGGGAAACACGCTGCGGCGGTTTTGAATACGCATCCCGGGCATTTCTGCACGCACACCTACAACCGGACGACCTGTTTATTGATGTCGGGGCTCACTTCGGACTCTACACCCTGACTGCGGCCGTAAAATTTCAGGACCGGGTTTCGGTACTGGCTGTTGAACCACATCCGGAAAATCTGAAAAGACTCTCCCTGTGGTGTGAACTCAATGAATGCGCCTCGAATGTTACCGTCGCGCACTGCGCCGCATCCTCGTACAGCGGACAGGGAGACCTGATTCAAAATTCCTCCATGGGACACAGCCTTGTGCCCCAGCCCGGCAACCGCAGTCAGGGAAAAACTCTGCCGGTACGTCTGGAAACTCTGGACAATATCGCCAGCCAGACCGGTTATATGAATTCGGACCGGCCTGTTATCCTGAAAATCGATACTGAAGGTCATGAACTTGCTACTCTAAAGGGAGGGCTGGAGCTACTTAAAACCGGACGTGTAAAGGCCATAATCTGGGAGAAAGGACACTTCCATAACTCCCAAAAAGGTATTCAGGAATTCAAAGCCATCATGGGCCTGTTACGTGATCTGGGCTACGACTCCTACCGCTTTCCCCATGAGGATATGGGCGGACCGCTGGTCCCATATGCCCCCAGCCATGAATTATGTAATGTAATCAGCATTGACAGATCCGTGGAGCCCCAGAAGAACTATGAGCAGCCGTGGTCCGCGCACTCTGTAATGTCGCACGGTATGCGCCCGTCGGTTTCAAAAAATTTCATGATCGGCTTCACCGAGGAACTCATTGAAACCAAAAAGACCGACTGCGGACGCTGGGCCCGCTGGAATCAGCTGGGTAATGAGGCGGACCTGCGAGCCGGGATGGCCGGCCAGCTGATCCCGGAAGGCAGCAGAGTTCTTGATGCAGGGGCCGGCCTGATGATGCTGAGGGATTACATCCCTGAAAGCTGCACATATACCCCGCTGGACATAGTGGCCCGCAACAGAAACACATTGGTAGCGGACCTGAACCAGCAGCACTTCCCGGATGAGAGCTATGATGTCATATGCGCGCTGTTCCTGCTGGAGTTTCTGCATGAGCCGCAATTATTTTTTGACTGGACCTTCAACAAATCGGAAAAGTTGATTTTCATCTACCATCCGCTTTTACCGGGAGGAACCACGGAAGAACGCAGGGCGGCAGGTTTTTTTAATGACTTCACTGCGGTAGAACTTAAATCCATGGCTCTGCAGGCTGGTTGGAAAAAAGTTTCCGTCACTGATATTTCTTTTGGGCAGGCTTGTTTTGAATGTTTAAAATAA
- a CDS encoding ATP-grasp domain-containing protein, with amino-acid sequence MFILEKPYVSDLLKNTLAELGKPVLENETACKELRDTAVCLTPGHEFTAEYNNDRSRPVYSNSENAIDWIDNNLDSGGLPAKIRLFKDKGAFRDLVRDMYPDFFYRTVKFEELDTVRVEDLPIPCVIKPSVGFFSLGVHMVESAAGWKQAVEAIKNEVEQIKTMYPAKVLELDNFIIEECIEGEEFAVDAYFGPEGNPVIINILGHLFASSEDVSDRCYITSTDIITKHHANFLQLLQEIGSRAKLKNFPIHIEIRSDKQGNLGVIEVNPMRFAGWCVTDLAHYAYGINPYKYFMEGLKPDWKKISGCCDGKVYAMIIGDIDSTVDRKRIKSVDYERFKANFTKPLELRKINYKEHPVFAFIFAEVDADNMEELKKMLHADFTPYLNF; translated from the coding sequence ATGTTCATTCTGGAAAAACCATATGTATCCGACCTGTTAAAAAACACCCTCGCGGAACTTGGTAAACCCGTACTTGAAAACGAAACAGCTTGTAAGGAACTGCGTGATACCGCTGTCTGCCTCACACCGGGGCATGAATTCACGGCAGAATACAACAACGACCGTTCCCGGCCTGTCTACTCCAACTCGGAAAACGCAATTGACTGGATTGATAACAATCTGGACAGCGGCGGACTGCCTGCTAAAATCAGACTTTTCAAGGACAAAGGTGCGTTCCGCGATCTGGTTAGGGACATGTATCCCGACTTTTTCTACCGCACTGTTAAATTCGAGGAACTTGATACCGTCCGTGTGGAAGACCTGCCCATCCCTTGTGTAATTAAGCCCAGCGTCGGCTTTTTCAGCCTCGGGGTGCACATGGTAGAATCTGCTGCAGGCTGGAAACAAGCCGTTGAAGCAATTAAGAATGAAGTGGAACAAATTAAGACCATGTATCCGGCAAAAGTACTTGAGCTGGACAACTTCATCATAGAGGAATGCATTGAAGGCGAGGAGTTTGCTGTAGACGCCTACTTTGGCCCAGAAGGCAATCCGGTAATCATCAATATCCTCGGACATTTATTCGCCTCAAGCGAGGACGTGAGCGACCGCTGCTACATAACCTCGACCGATATTATCACCAAACACCACGCCAATTTTCTTCAGCTGTTGCAAGAAATCGGCAGTCGGGCGAAACTGAAAAATTTCCCCATTCATATTGAAATACGTAGCGACAAGCAGGGCAACCTCGGTGTCATCGAGGTCAATCCCATGCGTTTCGCCGGCTGGTGCGTAACCGATCTGGCCCACTACGCGTACGGCATCAATCCCTATAAATATTTTATGGAAGGGTTGAAACCGGACTGGAAGAAAATCTCCGGCTGCTGCGATGGTAAAGTATACGCCATGATTATCGGGGACATCGATTCAACCGTAGACCGCAAGAGGATAAAATCCGTGGACTACGAAAGATTCAAGGCCAATTTTACCAAGCCGCTTGAATTAAGAAAGATTAATTACAAAGAGCATCCTGTTTTTGCCTTTATCTTCGCTGAAGTAGATGCTGATAATATGGAAGAATTAAAGAAAATGCTGCATGCTGATTTTACACCATACCTGAACTTTTAA